The following are encoded together in the Phragmites australis chromosome 19, lpPhrAust1.1, whole genome shotgun sequence genome:
- the LOC133900088 gene encoding receptor kinase-like protein Xa21 isoform X1 → MVMARAIMLFCFSLLLFRSYALVSPGSSSSATADELALLSFKSMLSSPSEGLLASWNTSSHFCSWAGVSCSRRHHERVVSLHMNSFNLSGRISPFLGNLSFLRELDFGGNKLVGEIPAELGRLIRLQALNLSYNQLQGEIPTEIGLSLKNLVYLNLGGNSLSGEIPRSLADLPSMEQLTLFYNRLSGEIPPALANLTSLRVLHLDFNMLSGAIPSSLGLLPSLSRLTLGANNLSGPIPDSLWNISTLTSYSVQQNMLNGSIPPDAFSNLPYLQSIFMDHNLFHGPIPRSIGNASDLWIVQIGHNSFSGIVPPEIGRLAKLQKLVLLETLLEAKEPKDWEFFVALTNCSQLQFLELGVSKFSGVLPDSVSNLSTSLIQLNINDNTISGSIPGDISNLINLQYLDFSENSFTGSLPSSLGRLKNMALFYVFGNNMSGSVPLTIGNLTELNEMGLGINSFSGMIPSTLGNLRKLQILDLSSNNFLGPVPIELFNITTLLALDLSYNNLEGSIPQEIGNLNGLINFYAGWNKLSGEIPSTLGECQLLQIIDLRNNILNGSIPSLLGQLQGLEYLDLSRNNLSGQMPKFLGNLSMLYKLNLSFNSFVGQVPIFGVFANATATSIQGNDKLCGGIPDLHLPPCYLQFPKKKHKLLVVPIVISLAATLAILSSLYMLLTWRKRSTTKTPSTTFMQGHPLISYSELVRATDGFSPTNLLGSGSFGSVYKGELDDQDGGSTNLVAVKVLKLQTPGALKSFIAECEALRNMRHRNLVKIVTACASIDARGNDFKAIVYDFMPNGSLEGWLRPDVNEQTEQRYLDLAERVTILLDVAYALHYLHCDGPAPVIHCDLKSSNVLLDADMVAHVGDFGLAKIIVEGSPTVQHSTSSMGFRGTIGYAAPEYGAGNVVSTNGDIYSYGVLVLEMVTGKRPTDSTFGQGLSLREYVELALHNRMMDVIDMRLSLSLENELQDAGEGDSSYKRNTDCLIALLRLGLSCSEEMPSCRMPTGDIIKELLAIKGSIH, encoded by the exons ATGGTCATGGCACGAGCAATAATGTTGTTCTGCTTCTCGTTGTTGCTCTTCCGTTCCTATGCTCTGGTCTCTCCaggaagcagcagcagcgccaCGGCCGACGAGCTCGCGCTCCTCTCCTTCAAGTCCATGCTGTCGAGCCCATCCGAGGGTTTGCTGGCATCATGGAACACGTCCAGCCACTTCTGTAGCTGGGCGGGAGTTTCTTGCAGCCGTCGGCACCATGAGAGGGTTGTCTCGCTGCACATGAACTCCTTCAACCTCTCGGGGCGCATCTCGCCATTCTTGGGCAACCTGTCCTTTCTCAGGGAGCTGGACTTCGGCGGCAACAAGCTCGTTGGTGAGATACCTGCGGAGCTTGGTCGCCTCATCAGGCTTCAGGCGCTGAACCTGAGCTACAACCAGCTCCAAGGTGAGATCCCAACTGAGATTGGACTCAGCTTGAAGAATCTTGTCTATCTGAACCTTGGTGGAAATTCTTTGTCGGGAGAGATCCCTCGGTCGCTGGCGGACTTGCCATCGATGGAGCAGTTAACTCTGTTCTACAATAGATTATCTGGTGAGATACCACCTGCTTTGGCCAATCTCACCAGCCTCAGGGTTCTTCATCTTGACTTCAATATGCTGTCAGGAGCTATCCCTTCATCTTTGGGCCTGTTGCCTAGTTTATCTCGGCTTACCTTAGGTGCTAACAATTTGAGTGGGCCAATCCCCGATTCTCTTTGGAACATTTCCACCCTAACCTCCTATTCTGTCCAGCAAAATATGCTGAATGGATCCATACCTCCAGATGCATTCAGTAACCTTCCTTATCTGCAGAGCATATTCATGGACCACAACCTTTTCCATGGCCCTATCCCCAGGTCGATAGGTAATGCCTCTGACTTGTGGATTGTTCAGATCGGCCATAACTCTTTCAGCGGCATTGTTCCTCCAGAGATTGGAAGGTTGGCAAAACTCCAAAAGCTTGTGCTCCTGGAAACTTTGCTTGAAGCTAAAGAACCCAAAGACTGGGAGTTCTTTGTCGCACTGACAAATTGCTCGCAGTTACAATTTTTAGAGTTGGGTGTAAGCAAGTTTAGTGGAGTCCTTCCTGACTCAGTTTCCAATCTTTCCACTTCGCTGATACAACTCAACattaatgacaacacaatcTCAGGAAGCATCCCTGGTGATATCAGTAATCTCATAAACTTGCAATATCTTGACTTCTCTGAGAACTCTTTCACAGGATCTCTTCCCTCTTCCTTGGGTAGGCTTAAGAACATGGCTCTTTTTTATGTATTTGGTAATAACATGAGTGGCTCAGTCCCGTTGACCATAGGAAATCTTACAGAGCTAAATGAAATGGGACTCGGCATAAATTCCTTCAGCGGTATGATACCAAGCACGCTCGGAAACCTGAGAAAGTTACAGATACTAGATCTTTCAAGCAATAACTTTCTAGGCCCGGTTCCCATCGAATTATTCAACATCACCACACTTCTAGCTTTGGATCTTTCCTACAACAACTTGGAGGGATCAATACCACAAGAAATCGGGAATCTAAATGGTCTTATAAATTTTTATGCAGGGTGGAACAAATTATCAGGTGAAATCCCCAGCACCCTAGGTGAATGTCAACTTCTTCAGATTATCGACCTCCGTAATAACATCTTAAATGGTAGCATTCCATCACTCCTGGGTCAGTTGCAAGGCCTAGAATATCTTGACCTCTCAAGAAACAATTTGTCTGGTCAAATGCCCAAGTTCTTAGGGAACCTTAGCATGCTCTATAAGCTCAACCTTTCCTTCAATAGCTTTGTCGGACAAGTGCCAATTTTTGGTGTTTTTGCAAATGCCACTGCAACCTCAATCCAAGGCAATGACAAACTTTGCGGTGGCATACCTGATCTACATTTGCCTCCTTGTTATTTACAATTTccaaagaaaaaacataaacttctgGTGGTACCTATTGTTATTTCTCTTGCTGCAACACTGGCCATCCTTTCATCACTCTACATGCTTCTAACCTGGCGCAAGAGAAGTACAACAAAAACCCCTTCAACAACATTCATGCAAGGCCACCCACTGATCTCTTATTCAGAGTTGGTGAGAGCAACAGATGGTTTCTCGCCTACCAATTTGCTGGGTTCCGGATCATTTGGGTCTGTGTACAAAGGAGAGTTAGACGATCAAGATGGTGGAAGTACAAATCTTGTTGCTGTGAAGGTACTAAAGCTTCAAACCCCGGGGGCACTCAAGAGCTTCATAGCCGAATGTGAAGCACTGCGAAACATGCGACACCGGAATCTTGTCAAGATAGTTACAGCTTGTGCAAGCATTGATGCTAGAGGGAATGACTTCAAAGCAATTGTGTATGACTTCATGCCTAATGGGAGTTTAGAAGGTTGGCTACGTCCTGACGTAAATGAGCAAACAGAGCAAAGGTACTTGGATCTCGCAGAAAGAGTGACCATACTGCTTGATGTGGCTTACGCGTTGCATTATCTTCATTGCGATGGCCCTGCACCtgttatacattgtgatctCAAGTCAAGTAATGTGCTCTTGGATGCTGATATGGTAGCCCATGTTGGAGACTTTGGACTCGCCAAGATTATTGTTGAGGGAAGCCCAACTGTCCAACATTCAACGAGCTCGATGGGATTTAGAGGGACAATCGGTTATGCTGCCCCAG AGTATGGTGCTGGAAATGTGGTATCAACAAATGGAGACATTTACAGTTACGGAGTTCTTGTGTTAGAAATGGTAACTGGAAAGAGGCCCACTGATAGCACCTTCGGACAAGGATTGAGCCTACGTGAATACGTGGAGCTGGCACTGCATAATAGAATGATGGACGTTATTGACATGCGTCTGTCTTTGAGCCTCGAGAATGAACTTCAGGATGCGGGTGAGGGTGATTCTTCGTACAAAAGAAACACTGATTGCCTCATTGCCCTACTTAGACTTGGACTGTCCTGCTCTGAGGAAATGCCGTCTTGTAGGATGCCAACCGGAGATATCATCAAGGAGCTGCTTGCCATCAAAGGATCTATCCATTAA
- the LOC133900088 gene encoding receptor kinase-like protein Xa21 isoform X2 — translation MVMARAIMLFCFSLLLFRSYALVSPGSSSSATADELALLSFKSMLSSPSEGLLASWNTSSHFCSWAGVSCSRRHHERVVSLHMNSFNLSGRISPFLGNLSFLRELDFGGNKLVGEIPAELGRLIRLQALNLSYNQLQGWNKLSGEIPSTLGECQLLQIIDLRNNILNGSIPSLLGQLQGLEYLDLSRNNLSGQMPKFLGNLSMLYKLNLSFNSFVGQVPIFGVFANATATSIQGNDKLCGGIPDLHLPPCYLQFPKKKHKLLVVPIVISLAATLAILSSLYMLLTWRKRSTTKTPSTTFMQGHPLISYSELVRATDGFSPTNLLGSGSFGSVYKGELDDQDGGSTNLVAVKVLKLQTPGALKSFIAECEALRNMRHRNLVKIVTACASIDARGNDFKAIVYDFMPNGSLEGWLRPDVNEQTEQRYLDLAERVTILLDVAYALHYLHCDGPAPVIHCDLKSSNVLLDADMVAHVGDFGLAKIIVEGSPTVQHSTSSMGFRGTIGYAAPEYGAGNVVSTNGDIYSYGVLVLEMVTGKRPTDSTFGQGLSLREYVELALHNRMMDVIDMRLSLSLENELQDAGEGDSSYKRNTDCLIALLRLGLSCSEEMPSCRMPTGDIIKELLAIKGSIH, via the exons ATGGTCATGGCACGAGCAATAATGTTGTTCTGCTTCTCGTTGTTGCTCTTCCGTTCCTATGCTCTGGTCTCTCCaggaagcagcagcagcgccaCGGCCGACGAGCTCGCGCTCCTCTCCTTCAAGTCCATGCTGTCGAGCCCATCCGAGGGTTTGCTGGCATCATGGAACACGTCCAGCCACTTCTGTAGCTGGGCGGGAGTTTCTTGCAGCCGTCGGCACCATGAGAGGGTTGTCTCGCTGCACATGAACTCCTTCAACCTCTCGGGGCGCATCTCGCCATTCTTGGGCAACCTGTCCTTTCTCAGGGAGCTGGACTTCGGCGGCAACAAGCTCGTTGGTGAGATACCTGCGGAGCTTGGTCGCCTCATCAGGCTTCAGGCGCTGAACCTGAGCTACAACCAGCTCCAAG GGTGGAACAAATTATCAGGTGAAATCCCCAGCACCCTAGGTGAATGTCAACTTCTTCAGATTATCGACCTCCGTAATAACATCTTAAATGGTAGCATTCCATCACTCCTGGGTCAGTTGCAAGGCCTAGAATATCTTGACCTCTCAAGAAACAATTTGTCTGGTCAAATGCCCAAGTTCTTAGGGAACCTTAGCATGCTCTATAAGCTCAACCTTTCCTTCAATAGCTTTGTCGGACAAGTGCCAATTTTTGGTGTTTTTGCAAATGCCACTGCAACCTCAATCCAAGGCAATGACAAACTTTGCGGTGGCATACCTGATCTACATTTGCCTCCTTGTTATTTACAATTTccaaagaaaaaacataaacttctgGTGGTACCTATTGTTATTTCTCTTGCTGCAACACTGGCCATCCTTTCATCACTCTACATGCTTCTAACCTGGCGCAAGAGAAGTACAACAAAAACCCCTTCAACAACATTCATGCAAGGCCACCCACTGATCTCTTATTCAGAGTTGGTGAGAGCAACAGATGGTTTCTCGCCTACCAATTTGCTGGGTTCCGGATCATTTGGGTCTGTGTACAAAGGAGAGTTAGACGATCAAGATGGTGGAAGTACAAATCTTGTTGCTGTGAAGGTACTAAAGCTTCAAACCCCGGGGGCACTCAAGAGCTTCATAGCCGAATGTGAAGCACTGCGAAACATGCGACACCGGAATCTTGTCAAGATAGTTACAGCTTGTGCAAGCATTGATGCTAGAGGGAATGACTTCAAAGCAATTGTGTATGACTTCATGCCTAATGGGAGTTTAGAAGGTTGGCTACGTCCTGACGTAAATGAGCAAACAGAGCAAAGGTACTTGGATCTCGCAGAAAGAGTGACCATACTGCTTGATGTGGCTTACGCGTTGCATTATCTTCATTGCGATGGCCCTGCACCtgttatacattgtgatctCAAGTCAAGTAATGTGCTCTTGGATGCTGATATGGTAGCCCATGTTGGAGACTTTGGACTCGCCAAGATTATTGTTGAGGGAAGCCCAACTGTCCAACATTCAACGAGCTCGATGGGATTTAGAGGGACAATCGGTTATGCTGCCCCAG AGTATGGTGCTGGAAATGTGGTATCAACAAATGGAGACATTTACAGTTACGGAGTTCTTGTGTTAGAAATGGTAACTGGAAAGAGGCCCACTGATAGCACCTTCGGACAAGGATTGAGCCTACGTGAATACGTGGAGCTGGCACTGCATAATAGAATGATGGACGTTATTGACATGCGTCTGTCTTTGAGCCTCGAGAATGAACTTCAGGATGCGGGTGAGGGTGATTCTTCGTACAAAAGAAACACTGATTGCCTCATTGCCCTACTTAGACTTGGACTGTCCTGCTCTGAGGAAATGCCGTCTTGTAGGATGCCAACCGGAGATATCATCAAGGAGCTGCTTGCCATCAAAGGATCTATCCATTAA